The Astyanax mexicanus isolate ESR-SI-001 chromosome 6, AstMex3_surface, whole genome shotgun sequence region CTTGCTTCTTTGCTttggagattgtgtgtgtgtgctgtgtgtgttttgtttctgttttccAAAGTGTAGcttcaacaaaaaataaaatataaaaacatatggccagagcactgagtttaaaaggcttataaacGGAGTTTGAAAGCTTTTAAAGTATGACTGCTGAAATGTGTGAAATTGTTCTGTGTTTAGGAAATACATATTTTAGTACATATtatcgctgttcaatgaaaatcAAATATCTCAATTTTAttggatttttagtttaattacaacatcatttgaacaaacaaactgtcccttccactgtgccaaaattccttgatgaatggaccgatagaaattctccaaaattgcCTGAACAAAAATCCTTTTTCATCAAATCCACTGAAGGTTACGCAGGTTTTATCTATCTCTTGTAAAGTTTatgttttggacattttttttgacagcaacgatatatcagtataataattattaaacattattaaaacttTTACTCAGTCGCTCCATATGAACCTGTACATTTCAAGCCCACTCGGGGGGCGCCCCCTGATGGCCAAACAAACCGGAAAAAGATTTTGAAGTGGGTCTTCTCCTGTCTCGAGATACAGAGATactccggtgttctgtcgagttgtgcaacCTTGGCAAACTATGCTACCctactgtatatttaaaggtaaaatataaattattagaATATGCTTGCAGTAGAATCTCGGTATGATATATTTGAATAGCCTAAATGGCTGTATCAGGATACAGTTAAGGTAATAAGTTATATTAGGTAGGTTAACTAAAAatcgtttttattgtttttttatatatatattttaacactacttccggcgccgacgcgagtggctgcctgttccagtcaagaatttccccccggggatcaataaagtatctatctatctatctatctatctatctatctatctatctatctatctatctatctactcaaGCAAACAGTGACAGTGAGCTCAGATTGTACAAAAAAAGCTTAAATAATCAGGGAAAAACTaatgaaaacagtgtaaaaaaaaaagagagtttagCGCATGCGCAGAGCCGCCAAGTAACACCAATCGATGGGTAgcgcaactcgacagaacaccagtcaaaccAGCTAACGTGATTTTGATAGGCTAGGACTAGTTTTTTTTACCTATTGAGCAGCTAATATTTTATTGTGTGTATCGTGTGAAATACACAGTACGTTTATTTGTATTAACCCTAACCCGAGCTGAGTGTCTGTACAGGAGCATGTTTGAGCTGAAAATGCTGAGGTGTATAGGCTTAGTttactagctagctagcgttagctacactTTCTGCTAAGCTAACTAACAAGTTTTACCTGTCTAAAGTTGTCTGTGTGTAATGCTGCGGTTTCTGTATTACTCTGCATTCAACCATTCCTGTTACTTCTATGTTAAATTTCGTATGTAACAGCTGGGCTagttattaatttaatgtttaccACTGCTTTGCTTCCAGATAGCTAACTAACCAGTTTACTACACAGTGTTATGTTTTAATATAAACAGCTGTCAgtctgcagcatgtggttttcaGTGATGTGCGGGGTTTTCTGCGGGGTTCTCCTGGTGTTTATTATTCTCGTTATCCGTTTATACGCGGTTCTGCGGGGAGCTAGAGACTGCAGACCTGGAGTAAagggctcagtgtgtgttctggTCGTGGCTGGATCAGGTAAGATGGTTATATCACTTTATATTTTGTCCTAAATGTGTGGTAAAGGCTGTAGAGGCAGGTGTAATAATGCTAGTCTAGATCCTGCTGTGTAAAATGACTGACTGTTCCATATTTTACAGGAGGACACACGACAGAGATCATCCGTTTGATGGGAAGTTTATCCCAAGCCTACAGCCCCAGACATTATGTGATAGCAGACACTGACAAGATGAGTGAAGATAAGATCCGCACATTTGAAGCGTCGAAAGTGGAAGGAGACAGTCTGGGACAGGTGGGTTAAAGTTTCTCTGTTCTGTGGACTATGAACTCCTGTAGCTATAATATACTGCGGATTCACATACTTGTCCAgcagatgacgctctctcccttCATTCTTAGTACAGAGGTCTCCAAACTGTGGCCCCTGGACAGATTTGAATGGGTCTCGGCATCATTCATAAAATTGCAGAATTTGTGGCCCACTAGCACATTGCACTGTAAATGTATAGTTCTGTATTTTACGGACTACCCTATTTTTAGGCGCACTATCTTCTTTTTGATTGTTTTTGAGCAACAATAGTAAAGAACAagagtgtcaccatgtttcccttctaattttagCAGGTCTCGCAGCTAGAGGCacctacgtaaacaaaactgtaattcttaaaaacacgtagcttgttttaacacagtaaacacacaggctattGTCCAATATACTGACCTTTGATTGGCAAAagggctagcgcttagtgcggctagcagctaatgctaatactgcttcagcctcggtgctagagaaacttcactgaaactcctttgtTACGCTGCACTTAAGCAGAGTaatttacaaggacaattactgtttaccaaaacactgtcactttaaccACACCGTgacattttattttgttactgCTCTTTGTTTACACTACCATGCTGCTAcagcaaacttgcactctggacttcatgttgctgctacctgcctactctccctatttttgtgtatttatcctgatatttattttgttctattctatattaacgtgttctctttattttcattttattttatctatatttatctattttagcaGTTGCTCTTGGTGTAAACTGGACTttaagatcacaatttcgttttaccacatgtaccacatgtgatgcgaatgacagtAAAGTCTCGTTGAATCCTTGAATCTTTTACTtatggtgcactggattataaagcgcactgacgattaaacagcaaaaaagtaataGGCTTGACAATAAAACCTAATCATTTCAAGAGAGTCAGATATGTCGCAAACTGAGCCAAACATGCCACACTTCCCCACGTTGTTGGAAGTAGTGGATATTTTCTAAGCGAGAACTTTGGGAGATACTTGGCTGAATGATTTACATGACATAATGTATTTCACAACCTCAGCTATCAAACACACCTAATGCATATAATGCATATGAAACTCTTACATGATATTTATTTAGGTGTTAAGAAATGCTTGCTTTCATTCTGTGTTCTATGGGTCTAGTAATGTATAAAGGTAAAGGAACAGAGAAAAATACAATCTGTATGGGAAATTCAGAGATCAGTGTTTTAACATTACAGTTCTAATGTGTGTTAAGCAATTTTTCCACCTTTTTGCATAGTCGACTGGCAGATTTGTCTATGCTTATAGTGAAGACCCAACATTATGATTcactgttgtatttatttatttttttttactgtcttagTTCACCATTCATTGGATCCCTCGGAGTCGAGAGGTTCGTCAGTCGTGGAGCTCCTCTGTTCTCAGTACTCTGAATGCCCTGCTTTACTCCATTCCTCTGGTCTTCAGACTCAAACCTGATGTGGTAGGTTTCCATGCTCCCCAGCACTGCGCATAAATCCCACAGCCTCATTAActtttcattacacttcatttttcagCCCATATAGGTCTCTGAATGACCTGTCTGCAATATGCTCCAAGTCTAGAGCATTCATAACATATTTATGAGTTTTGCCTTTAAGTGGCTTCTGCTCTATTTTCAGGATGAAAGGgattcttttatacattttttgctCGGCTTTCTATATTTAGCTGCTAATAATAGTAACTCGGACTAAAACTGCAGTGTCTTCTCATTAGTTCTAGTTCTCTGACTGTGTGGTCATGCACATAACCAGTAGTGTATGTGCCAGATATGGACTATTTTCTTGCatgaataaattacattttagaggttttttttttagaatttgtaTGTGTTGTCCTGCAAACACCTTGTATCTTAATTTTTGTACAGTTTGTGCATGTatgaatctgacagttgttctttatatgAATGAAAATGACATGGAACAAAATTGAATGTGAAGAAGCATATTTGGAAAGTAGTTTTTAAGACTATTTTGGAAGAGaaggaaaatatttaattttaaataagggtcaatgtaatatattatttcaTGTAATTACTGCTTTACTCTTGGACagatctttaattttaattttagcacaatcttttaattttaacaaaataaaaagaacaactaCCAGATTATAATGGACAGGTTTCTTTTGCATTTTAGAGTCGTTGTATGTTATATTTAATCACCACTAGATGTCCTATGTCATTCTGTGGTCTGGTCTGTGGCCTGGCTCTCCAGCATTAAACAGCATCTAATGAATATTATCTTAATATTACTGTTACATAACTTGAGGTTTAGATTATTTTCCTGGAAGaagcaaaaagtgaaaaacatctGTTTAAATTACTTGCTGATGAGTTAATCAGTTACTTTAAATGGGACATTATGGTGTGTTGCTTTAGCTTTTTTTCTTAGTCGGTGTTATTTCAGtgaatttttaaaaagtttttttttatttttataaataacagtGTGCCTGTAGCATCTCCTGACCTTTTGTTGTCCAGACATTTTGTAATTCTCCAAAAAGGGGCAAAGCAGAAGATGCATTTATTAAACGGAGGGATTTTAGGGATTGTTCGCTTCTACTTCTGTTATGTAGCTCTCTGTAACCTTTATGACGGGCTTGTTAAACTTTCTAGAGGCTTTTGACCTACTAATTAAGATCACGCAACATTCCTCCATCAGTAATAGCTGCCACACATGCCCATTACATGTGTTTCACATTTCATTCACCGAGCTGTGTGAACGTTAGAGCTGGTGATAGTGCCATTTTGCTCCCAGAAGCTGATGATGATAAGGTGATTGTATTAGAGGGTTGTATTATCTGTGGTATAAGCAATCAACACATCTGGCATTTCTCACCCTGTCTGCGGTTGAGTGAAAGTCGAGTGAGAAAAGAGGAGAGTGTGGCCTCAGGAAGATAAAAACGAGGGAAGGGAACTGGAGTGGTTGAGTGGGAGTGACACTGGGAGCCTTCCTCTCCCCCTCCTCCTGCTGGTTTTCTAATAGGCAGAGTGGGAGCGGGTCTTGTTCTCAGGATGTGGCACGGTCTGACTGGCTCCTCGGCCCAGCTGTGAGGCCGGCCTGCGTGTCCTCGGGGAGGAGGGGCCGAAGCGCGTCGGGTTTCTCAGTTGCCAGGGCGACTGGCCGGGacggggtggagtgtgtgtgattaaGCAGGTAGTGTTGGAGAGCTGTAGTGGGAAGGAAAGTGGGagtgaaagagggagggagggagggagggagggagggagggagagagtaaaCGAGACACTGTGAAGTAGTGTAGTAGCCTGACTTGTCAGAAAGAGCAGGCCTATACTGTTCTCCTAATCTCCTAATTAGCACCCCTTTTTCAATCACTGCCATCATTTTCCACTCGTCTTTTCCATTATAGGCTCCAAACGGCTTGAGAGCGCTGGAGTAGATGTGGGGTGGAAAAAGtggtggaaaaaaagaaagaaagaaagaaagaaaaaaaacacatattgttGTGGGCATGTCACATTGTcttgtatatatttctttcttttaggcTTTAACAGATATAACTCATAGCTGCAGCTCCTTCTTTATAGTGTCCGTCACCCCAGCCTTGATGTCTGACGCGCAGGTCGAAGCTGTGCGGGTGCATTCCACAGTGTGACTTAAAGCTCCCCTCTTGTTTGTTTTTACCAAACTTGAGCATGTCTGTGAGAGGCGGGCGGCCGCGGGGGCTGCATTCCGGGGAGGAATCCGAGGGAAATGGGGGGTCAAGCCTGGGAGCCGGGGAGCGAGCAAAAGAAAGAGGGGCTGGGCTCAAACCTCTGTTTGCCATAAAAGGACATGTGAATCACAGTACCTCTCAGCACAGCCCACCACCTCCAGATGTGTCAGCACAATCCAAGAGGCTGACGGTGTCTCATCAAATCCAGACTAATGCAGTAAAGCCTTATCTGAAGCCAGTGGACGACAGCTTCTGCTGATCACTACTGTTGGTCTAGAGCCACTGACAAAAGATGGGTTACGTAAGATCTGTTCTGGAAACAGCTCAGTAATAGAACAGTCATACGTCATTGGAATCTGTGCCTTAAATGTGGTCATTCATCATTCATAGTTTCCATTAATAAATTAGCTGAATCTTGATGGTTCGATCATGAATTGTTGTCATTTTAAAAAACTACATCATTTCAGAAAGTCTGATCAAATAAAAAATGCTTAGCATAAATCATCTTACTAGTCGTTTCGAGTCGCATTTACAAAATCGcagtagaaaaaaacattttagctcTATAGGAAAAGGAAAAAATTGTGACtctcaatagaagtcaatgtaagtataatatattgttgttatttttgtttatctATGATGTGCTTATTTGTACTTATTGTCTTAATTTAATGCCTGACTTGATGtctgacacattttttttactgagttTTTTGTTTCTGTCTAAAATGGCAGCTTAATTCTATTGTTCCATTTATCACTAAACAGTGTGAAGAACTACTGTTAGATTCACATAGTCAAAATAAATTTGGTTGACAGTGACTAGTTATTTGGTTAGAAGTAGGTTATGTTAAAAATAGTAATAAGTGAGAACCTCACGTAGATTAATTCCTGAGCTGTATTCCATTCTATAGGGTCTCTACACTGAGCCCTTGTATTCCCTAAACATGCTAGGATATTGACTTATAAGTCACTTGAGGCTGAAGCACTCTTCTTTTTAATGGATACGAAACTCTTAAGATGTACTGAGACTATAACATCACTAACGATCATCAAACACATCCCACTAGATTGCTCATCACTCAGTGGCTCCAGGCTATGGAACCTCCCATTCGGGACACTtgataaaatgaaacaaaaatgtaaaaaaaaaaaaaaaaaaacaccacccacCAAGGTACTAAAATTCTTGTATCACACCAGTTACTGAGACCTGATTGGACAGACTCACCAAATTGCAATTAAAAGCTCTTGACTAATATTTATTGTGGCTTAGATGACAGTTTAGAAAAACTCTGTTTTATATGGATTTTGCAATTAGTAAAGCATGAGCTACAGATATTGGGTTAAACAACAGTAACATGATATTGGCTAAGCTCAGGTACATACAACAGGATTTTTTCAATTAtatacaatgtgattttaaaaTCATAGCATATCTCACACTTAATGTCAGGTCTTCAAAGATACGCGAGTCGTTGCAGAACACACACTACAAGAGTTTAAAAAACTtaactaatacaacaaaaaataactatACATAAAAATAGAATCATATTTTTATGTATAGTTTATGCTAGTTTTTGTTCAACACATTGTAGAGACTCTTTTGTTTACCATAATTCTAAAATGTGGCTTCTgttattagaatttttttttcaaaatggcaaACTTGAGTACATTTCTGTTAAAACTTGTGTTGTGTGTTAAGTTGGTTAAGCCCTTTCATCATTTGTGCTCTGCAACAGCATCATGTTATAACCCTACACGATACATGCAGTGACTCTGATATGTAAACTTTACTGTCCACATCCTGTAGTGATAAACCGTTACTACTTACTACTACCTACACAGTGTTAAGTTCTCTTCGTACCGAGTGCTTTCCCTTCCTATGGTTTCCTAATGGAACCTCTCTTAAAATGTCtgaattcttctttttttagtttttacactGGGAAGTACTAGTGTGATTGGAATGCACCTCCAGTGTCTTTTAGCTTCATAATGGAGCAGCAGCCCCATTCCTAGTCCTGGAATTCAGATCCTCCTGTGCAAAAAGTAAGGAGAAAAAAGACTTTTTCTTCATTCCATCTGTTAGAATGCCAGAGGGGCTCAACTTTTCCTTGTGTGGAAAAATGGGGAGCAAGGAGGAGGGGTCATCCGGGTCACATGATTTACAAAAACAAATGACGGTGGCTTGAGCTCTGCACGGGGAGCTTAGTGGCGTTCCAGAGCGGCTCCTTGCTGCTCAGCCCCACGCAGGCCGGCGTTTcgctgctgtgtttttttctttgaacATCCAGCCCAGTGCCTCATTCCCATATGTTTTATCTTAACCTTATTAGGAAATTGTTAGAGGATGGAATGGAATGACTGTTGATTGTTTTAAGGAAGATTCCGACGTGGAATATGATATTTCAGTCCTTTCCGTCCTTGTGAAGCTTGGAGTGACGAAGGATTCCCCAGGCAATGCTCAGAGAATGAAGCTTATCTAAACATGTAAACTTCTGTGCTTCATATTATATCCGCGTTTTATATCCCAGCACATTTTTACATTGCAGGTGAGAGAACTTGATTAGCCAAAATGTTTTGTTAACTTTATCACTATTGCCATTTAGAAATGTACACAAAAGTGGTGTCAGTGGTCTCCAGGCAATCAAAGTGCTTGGCTAACTGTGCATCTCAGCAACAACAATAATGAGCGTGAAGTTTTAATACCGGCTGTGCTTAGTTTTATGTGAACGGCCATCTGTTTAAACAGAGCCGCAGTGACATCGCTTTAGTAACGCAACCCAGAACATATCCAGCTGTCAGAAATAACAATAACAGAAAATTTGCGTTCATAGACATCTACGTAAAACAGCTGTGCAAACGCATCACGGTATCTATCAGTGGAGGCTTCGCGGTCATGATGACCCAGTTCCTGCTTGAGGAGTCAAGACCTGTCTTGTCATAATGAGGTTCAGGGCCCTGCACTGCTGGATTTGATTCACATATTCTATCACTTTCGCTGTTTAAAGTGGCCGATGAGGTGTGTTTGTATAGCTCACTCTTTGTTGTTCCTCATATGATATTGATATGAACACACCCCCTTGTGTTATTCTTGCCAGACACATCTCCGCTGTATTATTAATATCGAATTTTCCGTCTGAGTTTCTAAAAGATTGATAACGAGTTGAGAGACGCAGTGTAACAGCCTCCAGCTATTGACGACTGTTTTATTGCGCAACTGCAGGTCAGATAAGAGGGATTCTGGCTTTTATGGGGCTCACACCTGCTGTCTAGTCAGGCATGAGCTGACTCACCCTGTCTACTGGTGAGTAAGGAAATGACATAGGCTGAAAGACTCAGCCTCACACAGTATCATTCCCTCTGTGACATGATGTGTTCTGCCTGCTGGAGGAGGTGAGGATAAAGAGTTGACCTCATCAGACTGTCCTCAAACTCTTTACATTCACACCTGTGTGTCAGCAAGTTATTACAAACTGTGGTCCAGACTGCATCAGACTGTGACATATCTGTACAAATGTGTTGTGTTCtgaatgtgattttttaaaaatggtgtTTGTCCTTTTACATATTGGGCATTTATGATAATATCATGGGCGAAATCATTAAGTTCTGGAATTCTGCATCAGTATATCATGGAGCATATTAGGAAAATAGCATCATCTTTAGCGTCTGCCTCTTTAGGGTAGTtaatttctaatatatattttttttaatctgctgaAGAAACTATTCTCTTGTCACCTTCAGCTCTAAAAAGGTGGTTTAATGTTTACTTCTGGAAGGTTTTTCTCTTTGCCACTGGCTGCTATACAAGCCCAACCTATGAATAATACACCGCCATGCTTAACAGTTAGAAATGTGTTGATTTTATGTTATTGTGCACAATTTGTATCCCTTACCTTTGCCTTTTAAGGTAGGGAGacgatttttttaaatacacagacTTCTGTTGTGGTTAGATATTGTGGCTTTAGGGCTTCATGTAGGATCCTGGCAGtttatgtgtattgtgtattgtattgtgtattgtttgtgtttgtgtttgtgtgtgcgagGGTAGGATGGAGTTAAATCTGTAAATCTCATGCAGCTATATGAATGAACATTAGTACAAAAACCTATACGCTTTTACCAAGACGAATATATAACCTAAACAGCCCATGTTGCTAAATCATCTCATTTCTTTTTACATTCAATATTTATATCTTCATatccataaaaaaacatatgtacACAGATAAAATACTTATAATGTTTATTTGTCTATATCGTTTAGACATTTATAGGCAGTAGTCAATCAGCTTTGGGAAGCAGTAGATGCGATGGCAGGATTTAAACAGGCATGTTTAATGCTGTGAAAAGCAATGTGTGATTATGCACAACATGTGTTACAACTAAAGAAGCAAAATCTGATGTAAAACAGTTTGGAATTCCAAACATTTTACACAATCACATTTTTCACATCTTAAAAAAAGAATGTGTCCAGGAAAGAGACCATACGGTCATACAGTGTAAGGCCAAAAATGTCTGTTTTAACATAATCAGTCCAGAGGAATTGGTGAACTTATAAAATGTATACTGACTTGCCagatgtcatgggacagaaactacCGCCATGTCAAATATAATGTCATCACGTCTGTGGGATATgagtggggcctcctgcattaaatgaaTGTAGCTGCAGATTTCTATCCTATCCATCTGGCACTCACTATCAGGCCTAACTTCAAAAATGTATGTATCTTACCATGAGCATGTGGCCTATGTTCAATTttcctcacaagataacacctcataacattTACAGGTGTGGAATTTTGCGGTGAGGCAgcagaatagtttttttttctgatctttCCCCCGTAAAGGctttgctgcacagtagaatagtgaaCCACCTTGTTTAGTTTTCCACCACTccctttaaatattttatatatgggTGTTAAAAAGCTTTAATTACTTTACTCATAgattggaaaatgaaatcacattacaaataattTATCACACACCTGTAGTAATGACTCTGAAGTTATTTAGCTCATTCATGGGGTGTTGGTGATTTCAGAGACAAATTATGTGGCTGTGtgtagaggagaaagagagagtgaaagagagtgagtcTGGTTGCTTATGAGAGCTTATTTTGTATTCACACAAAGTGTATTCACATGTGTATGTGAGTGCCAGTGTGTTCTGGCTGGtaatgtttgtgagtgtgtgagtgtgtttgaatGGGTTGTGTGGGTGTGGTGTTGGTCTGTGCTGAAACCTCAGCTGTGAACAGTCAGGTGGGGGGCAGTTATGTGAGGAATGTTTAGTCACAGGTTTTTGAATGCAGTCTGCTGCAGGACTCTCTGCCTGCCTTTCAGGAGTTGGAGAGATACACCAGCCCAAATGATAAACCCACAAAACCCCACTGTAAGTAGCCCTTCATCACAGCAAGCAGCACATATTTTCCGAGACGATGTCATGTGAAAAAAAGGAcgagcatggtggcttagtgtgTTGTAGTGTGCTGTAGTGCAGGCCTTTTATACTTTGTGTATGTTCATTCTGGTTACTGCTATAAATTCCTTCTTTTTTCTGACAACATTTTATCTGAGGAAGGAAGCAGACTAAAAAAAAGAAACGTATACAATTAGAGACTTTTATATTACAAAATAGGATATGTCAGGACATTTGATGTGACTAATTTCAGACATTAGATAAAAAAGTTGTTAAGATGTTCTTTGGTTTCATCATTttgggcaacaaaaaaaaatcagcattttttatgtgtatatattttactggtgtaatgtgggcattttatattatattaaaggcTTGTCCTATATTGTGCATTCCTGTAAGACACACACTTATGTAAAGGTCCGTAAGTATTCGGACAGTAATGATATTTTGAATTTTACCTCTGTTCACTacctaaataatttaaaatcaggAGTCAAGCAGTCAAGATGTGACTGTACTTtagatttctttttgtttttcctacattgtaaatgaatactgaagtcatccagactgtaaagaaacacataagaaatcatgtagtaaacgtgtgtgttaaaagtaaaatttaaaaataccATCTGAAGCATTTAGGTAGGCTGTTAAATAGGGTGCTGTTAagttttgctttctctctctctttttcttaaggatactttcaagtTCTTGGTGGATTTTGTTATTAATTTACATTGCAGattttatttagtaataaaaaaaaaaacactgaatttgaagTCTGTCCAAACTTGACTTGGTATTGTATACagattatttttaatacttgGATTCAAATCCTGCTGATATTCTTCTGTTGAGATTCTGTTGCTGTTGTTTTGTAGGTTTTCTGTAGGTCTTTGTCTTCAGTAAGTGAAGAGAATGCCTAATAGACTTAAGGTCAGGTGACTAGGTTTGTTTTCATGATGTGTTTTGGGTCAGTGCCCATCTTTACTTTGGCAACAGATTAAAATAGACTTTTCCCATGTTGGCCAGCTCCCGCACCAAATGCTCACAAACCATCTTTAGAGCTGGAGTCACCTTCTCACTGTTTGGTGACAACAATCTCAGTCCCAAAAGCAGACCTGCAGAAACATGTGAAGTGCAAACACCTCCCAGACGGAGCACCCACTAAAACCTTGCCTTCTAAACACACTCCTGACTTTTCCTGCATCTTCTGATGGATAAATAAGAGTGTACATCTAGATGTGTTTCAGAACCTGACATATAGTATcacttagggtgttttcacacttgttcTAAATAAATTATTGCTGGTTTGCTTTCACAAAGAATAATCCCACATGAATTTTGAATTGCGCAATTACAGATGTCACTTTTCTGCATGCAATTATTGCTTTTCACTATTTTCCTTGTGCTAAATATTATGCatcataaaaatgtgtttaaatatccTGATACAATATTTATACCACTTATTTTCAGATTTTGTTGGCTGCTCATAGGTTCGAAAACCGCTTTTACACTTGACCAAATGTGACAAAGTCTTAGAGCAAGAATTGCAGGTCTTGAAATAAATGCTAGTATGAAAACGCCCTTATTTTACATCTGTACCTCAACGTGGATTTAATATATTACAGACCTATGCTTTCCTATCTGTGTCATTCCAAACATTTTTCACTTTCATTGGTCACTTTCACTGGTCACTGTTTTCCTTTTTGTTACTGTCTGATGCCTCTCTTTCCTATCAGTCTTGTGGCTGGAATGAGAAGACTGGATTTTTCCAGTATTAATGTGAACCCAGCTCATGGCTCTGCACTTGGTATGGTGATGGATTCTGCAGAAGCCATGGCCTCGTTCCACAGCAGTCTCACTGCCTTCCTGTGCCGCTCCTTTTCTCCCGTCCAGAATCTCTCATGTTTCTCCTCATTTAAAAGAAAAGGTTTAATAGG contains the following coding sequences:
- the alg14 gene encoding UDP-N-acetylglucosamine transferase subunit ALG14 homolog, with amino-acid sequence MWFSVMCGVFCGVLLVFIILVIRLYAVLRGARDCRPGVKGSVCVLVVAGSGGHTTEIIRLMGSLSQAYSPRHYVIADTDKMSEDKIRTFEASKVEGDSLGQFTIHWIPRSREVRQSWSSSVLSTLNALLYSIPLVFRLKPDVVLCNGPGTCIPLCVAGLLLGILGLKRVLLVYVESICRVESLSLSGKILYHLSDYFFVQWQPLQTKYPKSIYMGRIV